The following proteins are encoded in a genomic region of Mycobacterium sp. 155:
- the eccB gene encoding type VII secretion protein EccB: MTDRRSFSSRTPVNENPDRVQYRRGFVTRHQVTGWRFVMRRIASGVALHDTRMLVDPLRGQSRAVVTGALIVVTGLIGCFVFSLIRPGGVAGQDKILADRSTAALYVLVGEQLHPVLNLTSARLIAGAADNPTTVKTSEIDKYPRGNLLGIPGAPERMVQSTSRDADWTVCDAVSGAVTGVTVLAGAPSSDGERAVSLPSDQGVLVHNDSGPNPGDWLLWDGKRSPIDVGNRAVTDALGLGADIPAPRPIAAGLFNAIPEAPALAAPAIAEAGAPPRFELPIQVPVGAVVTAYAADNSLRYYAVLADGLQPVSPVLAAILRNTNSYGLEQPPRLGPDAVAGAPVSRRIDTAAFPQQPITLVQASADPVTCARWTKPDGAVESSLMLLSGATLPVPNGLHTVDLVGAGSNGTADRVALTPGTGYFVQTVGAEPGSPTAGSLFWVSDTGVRYGIETAGDDKVVGALGLSNPALPIPWSVLAQFAAGPTLSRGDALVAHDALSADSSPARLETRS; encoded by the coding sequence GTGACCGATCGGCGTTCGTTCAGTTCGCGCACCCCGGTCAACGAGAACCCCGATCGGGTGCAGTACCGCCGTGGCTTCGTCACGCGCCATCAAGTGACCGGTTGGCGGTTTGTCATGCGCCGCATCGCGTCTGGCGTGGCGCTGCACGACACCCGCATGCTGGTCGACCCTCTGCGCGGCCAGAGCCGCGCCGTAGTGACCGGCGCGCTCATCGTCGTCACCGGCTTGATCGGCTGTTTCGTCTTCTCGCTGATCCGCCCCGGCGGGGTCGCGGGCCAGGACAAGATACTTGCCGACCGGTCCACCGCGGCGCTCTACGTGCTGGTCGGGGAGCAGTTGCACCCGGTGCTCAACCTGACCTCGGCACGGCTGATCGCCGGTGCCGCGGACAATCCCACCACCGTCAAGACCAGCGAGATCGACAAATACCCGCGCGGCAACCTGCTGGGCATCCCCGGCGCTCCCGAGCGCATGGTGCAGAGCACCTCCCGCGACGCGGATTGGACGGTGTGTGACGCGGTTTCAGGCGCTGTCACCGGCGTCACGGTGCTGGCCGGCGCGCCCAGCTCCGACGGTGAGCGCGCGGTATCGCTGCCCTCCGATCAGGGGGTGCTGGTGCACAACGACTCCGGCCCCAACCCGGGTGACTGGCTGCTGTGGGACGGCAAGCGCAGCCCGATCGATGTGGGCAACCGTGCGGTCACCGACGCGCTAGGCCTCGGCGCCGACATCCCGGCACCCCGCCCGATCGCGGCCGGGTTGTTCAACGCGATCCCCGAGGCGCCCGCGCTGGCCGCACCCGCCATCGCAGAGGCGGGTGCGCCGCCGCGTTTCGAACTGCCGATCCAGGTACCCGTCGGCGCCGTGGTGACCGCATATGCCGCGGACAACAGCCTGCGGTACTACGCAGTGCTGGCCGATGGCCTGCAGCCGGTGTCCCCGGTACTGGCCGCGATCCTGCGCAACACCAACTCCTACGGTCTCGAGCAGCCGCCACGGCTGGGTCCCGACGCGGTCGCGGGAGCACCCGTCTCGCGACGTATCGATACTGCGGCCTTTCCCCAACAGCCGATCACCCTGGTGCAGGCTTCGGCAGACCCGGTCACGTGTGCCCGATGGACGAAACCCGATGGCGCGGTTGAGAGTTCGCTGATGCTGTTGTCGGGAGCGACGTTGCCGGTGCCGAACGGCCTGCACACCGTCGACCTGGTCGGCGCGGGCAGCAACGGAACGGCCGACCGCGTCGCCCTGACGCCGGGCACCGGATACTTCGTGCAGACCGTCGGTGCCGAACCCGGCTCGCCGACAGCGGGCTCGCTGTTCTGGGTGAGCGACACCGGCGTGCGGTACGGCATCGAAACTGCCGGTGACGACAAAGTCGTTGGCGCACTTGGCCTCAGCAACCCTGCCCTACCCATTCCGTGGTCGGTGCTGGCGCAGTTCGCGGCCGGCCCCACCCTGTCCCGCGGCGACGCACTGGTGGCGCACGACGCCCTGTCGGCCGATT